In one window of Ovis aries strain OAR_USU_Benz2616 breed Rambouillet chromosome 5, ARS-UI_Ramb_v3.0, whole genome shotgun sequence DNA:
- the TMEM161B gene encoding transmembrane protein 161B isoform X5, translating into MAVLIVTENYLEFGLETGFTNFSDSAMQFLEKQGLESQGPVSKLTFKFFLAIFCSLIGAFLTFPGLRLAQMHLDALNLATEKITQTLLHINFLAPLFMVLLWVKPITKDYIMNPPLGKESVPLMTEATFDTLRLWLIIVLCALRLAMMRSHLQAYLNLAQKCVDQMKKEAGRISTVELQKMVARVFYYLCVIALQYVAPLVMLLHTTLLLKTLGNHSWGIYPESMSALPVDNSLPSSSVHSELPSADGKMKVTVTQITVALSSLKNIFTPLLFRGLLSFLTWWIAACLFSTSLFGLFYHQYLTVA; encoded by the exons ATGGCTGTCTTGATTGTAACAGAAAACTATCTGGAATTCGGACTTGAAACAG GGTTTACAAATTTTTCAGACAGTGCGATGCAGTTTCTTGAAAAGCAAGGTTTAGAATCTca gggTCCTGTTTCAAAACTTACTTTCAAATTTTTCCTGGCTATTTTCTGTTCACTCATTGGGGCTTTTTTGACATTTCCTGGATTACGGCTGGCTCAAATGCATCTGGATGCCCTGAATTTGGCAACAGAAAAAATTACACA AACATTACTTCATATCAACTTCTTGGCACCTCTGTTTATGGTTCTGCTCTGGGTAAAACCCATCACCAAAGACTACATTATGAACCCACCATTGGGTAAAGAAAGTGTCCCTTT AATGACAGAAGCTACGTTTGATACTCTGCGACTCTGGTTAATAATCGTGCTCTGTGCTTTGCGGTTGGCCATGATGCGTAGTCACCTGCAAGCTTACTTAAACTTAGCCCAGAAATGTGTGGATCAAATGAAGAAAGAAGCAGGGCGAATAAGCACAGTTGAGCTTCAGAAAATG GTCGCTCGAGTCTTTTATTACCTTTGTGTCATTGCGCTGCAGTATGTGGCTCCTCTGGTCATGCTGCTTCACACAACCCTGCTTTTGAAAACTCTAG GTAATCATTCCTGGGGGATTTATCCAGAATCTATGTCTGCCTTGCCGGTGGATAATAGTCTACCCTCCAGTTCTGTTCACTCTGAATTACCATCTGCTGATGGGAAGATGAAGGTAACTGTTACACAAATAACAGTGGCACTGAGCagcttaaaaaacattttcactCCTCTGCTTTTTCGAGGACTGCTGTCTTTTCTGACCTGGTGGATTGCTGCTTGTCTCTTTTCTACAAGCCTTTTTGGGCTTTTCTATCACCAGTATCTCACTGTGGCATGA
- the TMEM161B gene encoding transmembrane protein 161B isoform X4 — protein sequence MKPTQEMNISLVWCLLVLSFAIKVLFSLTTHYFKVEDGGERSVCVTFGFFFFVKAMAVLIVTENYLEFGLETGFTNFSDSAMQFLEKQGLESQGPVSKLTFKFFLAIFCSLIGAFLTFPGLRLAQMHLDALNLATEKITQTLLHINFLAPLFMVLLWVKPITKDYIMNPPLGKESVPLMTEATFDTLRLWLIIVLCALRLAMMRSHLQAYLNLAQKCVDQMKKEAGRISTVELQKMVARVFYYLCVIALQYVAPLVMLLHTTLLLKTLGNHSWGIYPESMSALPVDNSLPSSSVHSELPSADGKMKVTVTQITVALSSLKNIFTPLLFRGLLSFLTWWIAACLFSTSLFGLFYHQYLTVA from the exons ATGAAGCCCACACAAGAAATGAATATCAGCTTAGTCTGGTGCctgcttgttttgtcttttgcaaT CAAAGTTCTATTTTCATTAACTACACACTATTTTAAAGTAGAAGATGGTGGTGAAAGATCAGTCTGTGTtacctttggattttttttctttgtgaaagcAATGGCTGTCTTGATTGTAACAGAAAACTATCTGGAATTCGGACTTGAAACAG GGTTTACAAATTTTTCAGACAGTGCGATGCAGTTTCTTGAAAAGCAAGGTTTAGAATCTca gggTCCTGTTTCAAAACTTACTTTCAAATTTTTCCTGGCTATTTTCTGTTCACTCATTGGGGCTTTTTTGACATTTCCTGGATTACGGCTGGCTCAAATGCATCTGGATGCCCTGAATTTGGCAACAGAAAAAATTACACA AACATTACTTCATATCAACTTCTTGGCACCTCTGTTTATGGTTCTGCTCTGGGTAAAACCCATCACCAAAGACTACATTATGAACCCACCATTGGGTAAAGAAAGTGTCCCTTT AATGACAGAAGCTACGTTTGATACTCTGCGACTCTGGTTAATAATCGTGCTCTGTGCTTTGCGGTTGGCCATGATGCGTAGTCACCTGCAAGCTTACTTAAACTTAGCCCAGAAATGTGTGGATCAAATGAAGAAAGAAGCAGGGCGAATAAGCACAGTTGAGCTTCAGAAAATG GTCGCTCGAGTCTTTTATTACCTTTGTGTCATTGCGCTGCAGTATGTGGCTCCTCTGGTCATGCTGCTTCACACAACCCTGCTTTTGAAAACTCTAG GTAATCATTCCTGGGGGATTTATCCAGAATCTATGTCTGCCTTGCCGGTGGATAATAGTCTACCCTCCAGTTCTGTTCACTCTGAATTACCATCTGCTGATGGGAAGATGAAGGTAACTGTTACACAAATAACAGTGGCACTGAGCagcttaaaaaacattttcactCCTCTGCTTTTTCGAGGACTGCTGTCTTTTCTGACCTGGTGGATTGCTGCTTGTCTCTTTTCTACAAGCCTTTTTGGGCTTTTCTATCACCAGTATCTCACTGTGGCATGA